A region from the Acyrthosiphon pisum isolate AL4f chromosome A1, pea_aphid_22Mar2018_4r6ur, whole genome shotgun sequence genome encodes:
- the LOC100164580 gene encoding guanylate kinase isoform X3 — translation MVRQNSKLLVVCGPSGSGKSTLLRKLFDEYPDKFGFSVSHTTRSPRRFEVDGQHYHFTTKDQMQAAIDRGEFLEHAIFSNNMYGTSLEAVQNVQKSGKICVLDIDMQGVIQIKKVANLKPVGVFVKPPSIGELELRLRRRNSESEDNLRARLNVAQQEINYGETPGNFDCIIINESLDKAYNVFKEFVLKSFEIVEN, via the exons ATGGTGCGACAGAATTCGAAGCTATTGGTGGTCTGCGGCCCGTCGGGCTCCGGCAAGTCGACGCTGCTGCGCAAGCTGTTCGACGAATATCCTGACAAGTTTGGTTTCTCGGTGTCGCACACCACCCGATCGCCGAGGCGTTTCGAGGTGGATGGCCAACACTATCACTTCACTACAAAGGACCAAATGCAAGCGGCCATCGATCGAGGAGAATTCCTCGAGCACGCCATCTTCTCCAATAACATGTATGGTACCAG CCTTGAAGCggtacaaaatgttcaaaagtCTGGCAAGATCTGTGTTCTTGATATCGACATGCAAGGGGTTATTCAAATCAAAAAAGTGGCTAATCTGAAACCAGTCGGTGTGTTTGTTAAACCTCCCAGTATTGGTGAACTCGAATTACGATTGCGCAGACGGAATTCAGAGTCTGAGGATAATCTACGAGCTAGATTGAATGTTGCACAACAGGAAATTAACTATG GAGAAACGCCTGGAAACtttgattgtattataataaacgagtCCTTAGATAAAGCATACAATGTGTTCAaagaatttgttttaaagtcctttgaaattgttgaaaattaa
- the LOC100164580 gene encoding guanylate kinase isoform X2 — translation MFWRTPLTSIRGVTTKMVRQNSKLLVVCGPSGSGKSTLLRKLFDEYPDKFGFSVSHTTRSPRRFEVDGQHYHFTTKDQMQAAIDRGEFLEHAIFSNNMYGTSLEAVQNVQKSGKICVLDIDMQGVIQIKKVANLKPVGVFVKPPSIGELELRLRRRNSESEDNLRARLNVAQQEINYGETPGNFDCIIINESLDKAYNVFKEFVLKSFEIVEN, via the exons gtgtCACGACGAAAATGGTGCGACAGAATTCGAAGCTATTGGTGGTCTGCGGCCCGTCGGGCTCCGGCAAGTCGACGCTGCTGCGCAAGCTGTTCGACGAATATCCTGACAAGTTTGGTTTCTCGGTGTCGCACACCACCCGATCGCCGAGGCGTTTCGAGGTGGATGGCCAACACTATCACTTCACTACAAAGGACCAAATGCAAGCGGCCATCGATCGAGGAGAATTCCTCGAGCACGCCATCTTCTCCAATAACATGTATGGTACCAG CCTTGAAGCggtacaaaatgttcaaaagtCTGGCAAGATCTGTGTTCTTGATATCGACATGCAAGGGGTTATTCAAATCAAAAAAGTGGCTAATCTGAAACCAGTCGGTGTGTTTGTTAAACCTCCCAGTATTGGTGAACTCGAATTACGATTGCGCAGACGGAATTCAGAGTCTGAGGATAATCTACGAGCTAGATTGAATGTTGCACAACAGGAAATTAACTATG GAGAAACGCCTGGAAACtttgattgtattataataaacgagtCCTTAGATAAAGCATACAATGTGTTCAaagaatttgttttaaagtcctttgaaattgttgaaaattaa